The Sporosarcina sp. Te-1 DNA window TTCCAGATCGACTGTTTCAAAACAGAGACGTGTTTCACCCTCATGCTTCTCCCTCACCTGAAAATGATCCAGATCCGACTCGAATGATTTTAACGTCACAACACCCAAACGAGGCATTTTCAAGAAAGCCTTTTTCCCTACTGGCGTTACGATTTTATCTAAACAAGTCCATCCGAGATGTGTCGTATACCACTCCACTCCTTCATCGAACTTATCCCATGCCACCATGATAAAACCGCCGTCCCACCGAAATGCCATTTGAATTCCTCCCTTTCATAACCTTACTTATCGTCATTGTAAAGGTTAAACCTGGTTGAAGGTCAAACAAATTTTTCAAATTAACGCTATTTTCATTTATCCTGTTTCATACCAACACAAAAAACACCTACACTTTTTCATGTAGATGCGTCATACAAATTCAGTCCCCGTGCCCACCCTCACTGCCCTCGCAAATTAGTACATGGTCGTTACAATAACAATCTACTTGTACACATGTTACGGTACTGGGCGTCAATTGTTCGTATCGGATTTGAACCGAGTGGTATAGCCCCATCTACCTGCCGTTAGTCCAACTTGCCCAGTTGGCGGGTTTGTACTCACCTTTGCGATTGGGCAGCTACCGACTGCCTTTTATAATAGATCCACAGACCAGTTCAATCCTTGAATTTTCGTGTCCAGTTCTCGGAATTCCTTGGATAGCTGGTCCACCTGCTTTTGAATACCCGCCACATCAACAGCGCTGATGACCTTGATTTCCGCTCGACTGTAACGGTCCGCCCGAATCGACGCCTGCTCGGCAACTTTTCCAAGAATCAACCGCTTCTCCCACAGTTGGTCACGTTCTGTCAGTGCATCGGCAAGCGTCCGGGTATCATCGAATGCCACAGAGCAATTTGTCCGGTTAATCCGTTGAATGAGAGACGTCAGCTCTTTCAGGATATCATCCAACTCAGCCAACAGCGCATTCGGATCTTCCGCGGGTTGTTCTCCCTCTTGGATTTTTACATTATTTGCAATTCGCATTTTCAATTGTTCAATTCTTTTTTGATAGTCCGCCCGTGTGATTAACGCTTCGGCCAGTTTCACAAAACATCGCTCCTCTTTGTCTGTCATCATCTATCTTTAACCCATGGCATTTGTTGTTCCACTTTAATATAGATTTCTCCACAAAACTCCCAAATCCTCTATTTTCCGCATATAATTTTCATCCATGTATGGTTTGCCTCGCAATCAGACCTTCCAATTATCTGGTGATTTTTTTGTCGAACTATGGTATACTAGTAGCAGCGTCATTCATAATGAAAGAGGTGAAAAAGTGAACAACTCCATGAACCAGGATCTCATTCTGCAAGCGATCAGAGAATTATCAAGTCTCGTTAAAGAGAACCAGACAGAAATGAAAGAATTACGGACTGTTGTCGAGACTAACCACAAAGATGTCATGAACCGCATCGATACAGTGGAAGAAAATTTGAGTGAGAAGATCCGCAAAGTCGATGCTAAAGTGACTATTCTCTCTAATGAACTGCTAGAGACAAAAGCCGATGTCCTTCGGCTGCAACAAGCACGGTGAAAACTAGATGCCTATGACCAAGCCCTTTCGCCTGTTTGGTCATGGGCTTCTTCTTTCCTCTCAATCCCCCAAACTATAAATTATTAGCCAACTTCGCCTATTTATATTAAAGTTATAGAAAAGGTAAAAGGTAGAATACGGAACGAATTAGGGGAGGCAAATCAGTGACAAGATGTGAGGAATTATACGAATTTCTAGTAAGCAAAGCAACAGAGCTGACAGAAAGATGGTATCAAGAGGCAGACAAGTCCTCTGGCGTTTATGCCTCGACAAATGCCGAGGAAATACGGACCTTGAAAGAGCAAAATAAGGAATTCCACCTGAAGTTCTTTCAAGTGTTAAAAGAGAACCACGACATTTTTCTGAAAAATTTCGAGGAATGGATTTTAGCTGTCGCTAAGGATGAAAGCCATCAAGTGACACCGATCAATTCTATTATGAAAGAGTTTTATCGTGTACGAAATCATTACTTGGAGCTTGTTCAACAGTTCACCAATGAGACGAATGGTACCGAAGAGGAATTAAACAATTGGACTCAAGTCATTATCGACACGATGGACCATGTGACAATTTGGTTCCTTGAAGAGTATGACAGGTACTCCTTAGAACGTCTTCATAGCCACCGTGAATTGATCAATGAACTGAGCGCACCGGTTATTTCGCTCACGCCGAACACCGGATTGTTGCCGCTGATCGGCGACATCGACACAGTACGCGCCAAATTCATACTGGATGAAACATTGGATCAGTGTGCGGAAAAAGGTCTGGATCGTCTATTCATCGATCTGTCCGGCGTTCTCGTTGTCGATACAATGGTTGCCCAGCAATTGTTCCAATTACACGAGTCGCTGCGTCTGCTCGGCATTCAAACAACGCTATGCGGTATCCGCCCGGAAATCGCCCAAACCGCCACGCAGCTCGGTCTTTCATTCGAAAACATATCTATTTCTTCTACTTTGCAGCGGGCATTGCAAGCCTCTGTCCTGCAATGACAAGAAGGTCCCTGGCGATTAGCCAAGGACCTCTCTTCAAGTTGCCGATGTTCACAGTGTTCGAATCAAAACATTCCATTCTCATTCGGTGAATTTGCCGTGATAGGCTGGCCCACATCCCACATTTCAACGATTTTCCCCTCATGGAATCGGAACAGATGGACAACCGCCGCACCGAGATCCTCAACATTTTGTTGAATATGGGAATAGACCATCACCCTTCCGTCTTCTTCCATTGTCTGCTTCACGGTTAACACCTTTTCCGGGCTTTGATCATCGTTCTCTTTCATCGCGAGCCGCAACGACTCCGCATCTCCAGGAAAATACGGATTGTGGTGAATTAAATCGGGGCTCACATAGGTTTCAAACGCTTTGTCAATCTGTCCAGCAACGATACTTTGAAGAAACGCCACTGCCATGTCTTTATTCAGTTCCATCAATTACTCCTCCTATGATCAATATCAAACCGTTTCTGCTTTGATTTTAGCGGCTTCCCGCAGATGAACCACGTGGTTTGGATTTTCCTCCCACGCTCGCATGAGTTCTTGCTGTTTTTCTTTTAAAACCGCATCTGGCTCCTCAATCATTTCCATACGGTCAATCTTCTCTTTAAAAACGCCTGCTTCCTTCATTTTGCGCAAGCCTCCAAAACCTATTTCGTCATTCAACAACCAAACCACCCGCTTGATTTTGGAAAACAAAATGCCTCCTGTACACATCGGGCAAGGCTCTAATGTGCTATAGAGCGTAAATGTCTTCTGACGAATTTTGGCGTCAAAAATAGCTTCCCCCGCATTCCGTATCGCATCAATTTCCGCGTGCGCGGTAGTGTCTTGGGCGGAATGGACACGATTCCGCCCTACAGCAATTAAGTTGAACTGCTCGTCCACGAGTACCGCACCGACCGGATAAGTATTCTCTTTTAACGCCAGTTCGGCCTGCTCTAATGCCAGCTCCAAGTATTTTCGTTCTTGCTCACTAATCAATGGACTTCCCCCTTCCCGAATAAGCTATGTTCTCACTAACGGATTCTCATATTTTTCTGCCTGCCCCATATAGCATAAGTGAGCAATCCAGCAAAGATTGTAGCAGCAACAAACAGCAGATACGTGAGTCCATTGAAATACTGGCTGTTGACATGTGGAGAAGCAAGAGAAGCCGTAATTGAACGGATGTAGTCCCAGTCTTCCCGTCCATGCAGTTCCTTGTTCACATGAAATAAATGCGTTCGATACCGCTCCAGTGCCAGCTGCTGATAATAGATACCGGCCGCTATGACGACTGCCAGCCCTAGCAAAGTACCTCCCGCAAGCGGAAGCCGGAGGTGTATCTTTTTAAAGATAAAATACCAAAGGACAAAAGCCAATATAAAAAGAAGCGGCAACGGCATCATGAACAAGATTGCAACATTTCCATTCCCCGATATAAGGCCGGGACGGACCGTCATCTTATTGATGAGCCAAAATAAGCCCGCTGACAAAACTAGCAAGCCAGTGAGAGTCAGGTATATCTTTTTCATGCGCATCCCTCCCTTTGTTCAGCTTCCGATTCTAACCGCAGTTCCTTTGTTCATGATCGTCGAAACGATGCTCAAAGCGGCGAGATAACTCGTTTTCGGATTCGAAGGCATCGGCCTATTTTCGATTTCCAAGCGCATCTCTCCAAAATCTCCGACAGCTTCGATGAAGTGAGTATTCCGATCAATGCCAGGGTCGGCAATAACACGCACCCTCGTTTTCTCTGAACCTATTCCAGCCAATGACAGCAAGAATGCGACATTAACATTTTTCGGAAATCTGTCGATTGCATCCCTCGCGGACCCGTCGAATACCACCGCTGCTTCTTCGATGGACCTCATCCCTAACGAACGAGGCGATTTTCTTGTTGTAATCCGGACATCGTGCAGACCGCCTATGGCATTCGCGGATTGCAGAAGATCCAGTCCTCCGATGGCTCCGGAAGGGAGATAGATCGTTACCGCATTTCGTTCCGCAATCTCCCTTATCTCTTGCAAGAACGCCTCTTCTTTAAATGCACCAATACTGCTGACGATCAGGTCCTTTTTGTGTTCCACTATCTCTTTCATATACCGGACAGCCGCCTCCACAGTCGATGCCTCCACCACCATATCAATGGATGACTCTAGAAACTCTTGAAAGTCGGTATAGTAAGCCGCTCCATACTGCTCCTCAAGTCGTCTCCCTACTTCGCGATTCCTGCCGAACAGCGAAACAACCTTACCCTCTGCTTGCTCTCTCTTATTAAAAATCTCCAACACATACGTTGCAATATTGCCTGTGCCGATGATGCCGATTCTCATGTCAGCCCCCCTAATTATGATGAATTGTTCCACGTCTTGCCCTATCACTAAGGATAGGTACTCCAAATGATGAAGACGACAAAGCATACTAAGGTGAAGGTAGTCGAGATTTTTAAGACTGTCGAATTTTTCACGCTCTTATTAAGCAGTTTATAAATAGCGAAATTGACTACTACGACCGCAACCAGCGTAAGACAGACCCAAATATATTGATCTAAACCCATAAGTCAACACCTCGCTTGTTAACACTACCACTGAATCCCATTTCAAACATGTTACCATATCCACAACATTTCTATAACTCATTCAGAAACCAGATGACATTTGGACTTCAGAATGAGATTCAGCGGTCTGCAGCAAGCGATACACCTCCTTTGCATCATCCGGCAGCAATGTATAGACCGTGTGCGTATCCGTGACGTCCATGACCGCACCCGACTCTTCGGAACTCCATAGAAAGTATGTGTTGCCATCCAGTTCAATTTTACAATCCGGATCTGTCATGGTTGACGATTCCAGGGAACCTCTCCGCCCGTTCCACCGCCCTTTTCATTTGATCAATAACAACCTTATCCCCCAGAGTCTGCGTGGAAAGCCCCCTGTAAGAACTCTCCCTTTCTGATAAGCCGATGGAGGAGTCAACTTCCTGCTTCTGTTTGGTAGTTACAGAACAACCAGTAAATAAAGGAATCAACAGTAAAAAAGTGCTAATCCAATAAATTTTTATTCACTATCTCTCCTTAGCATTTCAATTCTTTATAGAAATAGACGTTCCATCCTTGTTTTCGTCACAACTCTCCCACTAATTCGTTATTTTTCAAAGTCCTACTGAATAGTCATTCATTTTATGATACGCTACTTGATAAACGGATTCAAATGGAGGGTCAGCAGATGTTCATGACGAAAAAATGCGTACAAGGAGAATCAAACGGTGTCCGATATATAAATGGCATTCTCTCCTGGAAAGGGGTGCAGCTTAATGTGCATTGTTTTGAAACCGATGGGGTGCTGATCGACACGGGAGCACAATCCTTGTTGCGAGAGTTCAAGCCATTCTTTGCTGCTATGGATGTCGACCAGGTCCTCATCACGCATGCACATGAGGATCATACAGGCGGAGCAGGATTTTTGCAAAGCGAGTACGGACTGCCCGTCTTCATCCATGATATGTCGATTGGAGAAAGTGCGGAAAAAGCAGCGTATCCACTGTATCGAAAATGGTTCTGGGGAAAGAGGCAGCCTCTTAAGGCAAAACAAATCGGCGATACTTTCACATCGCGGCACAGCTCTTGGAAAGTGATTAAAACACCCGGCCACTCAGAAGACCATTTAGCCTTCCTCAATAACGATACCGGGCAACTCTTCTCGGGGGATTTATTCGTTCATCCCAAGACCAAACTGACGTTGCGGGAAGAGAGCATCCCGACCATTATCCGTTCCATTGAACAAGTATTGGCCTTTGAATTCGTTGAGTTGTTCTGCTGTCACGCAGGCTACATAAAAGAGGGGCGCCAAGCATTGCAAGGCAAGCTGGAATTTCTCCATGAACTGCGAGCACAGACCCTTGCCCTGCACAATCAAGGCTGCGATGCAAAGGAAATCCAAGCACGGTTATTTCCTAAAAAATATCCCATCAGCCGTTTTTCATTCGGCGAATGGGATTCTATTCATATGATTCATTCCATCTTGAGAGAAGCGAAGGTTTGATAAATTTTCTAGACTGTCCTTTTCAAAACGGCTGATTCCATTCATTTGTAAGTCGTCACGAACGAAGCTCGCGGAAACATATTCGGACGCTTGTCGATGCCGTCCGCGGTTCCGCGTTTAGCATGGGCCTTCGTATAAGCCTGTGATTGCTGCCAGCCAGTAAACGACTCTTCATTTTCCCACATTGTCAAAATGACATACGTATCCGAATTGAGTGGGCGGAGTACACGAATGGCGACAAAGCCTGGCTCTTGCTCAATCAGCCCAGCCCGGTTCCGAAAGCGCTGCTCAAACAACTCTCTTCCCTCCTCGCTGACAGGAATATTATTCAACACAGCAAAACGGCCCTGTTCCAACTTTCCTGTCTGATCGAGGATTTCATACGACTCGGTATATTCAAATGGAGAAGTCTTTGCCTCCAACAAAAGCAGATGCTCCTCTTCATTCTTTAAATGAATGATTGTTCCATCCCCGGATTGTTCTATCAACTTCAGTGCATCCTGCTCGTTTTCGAGCCATTTAAAAACTTTCATAATAAGATCTCCTTTCTGCAAAACTGAATCATAATCTAATCGAAGCTGTTATCTTTAAGGTTCATCCTTATGCAGAATAACTATTTTCAATCAGTCTGTCAGCTAATTGGCCTTGTCATAGTCTTGTTTAAGGATCGCCATGATGATTTCGTCAACATATTCTCCGTTATATTTCAAGGACTGCCGGAGAACTCCCTCTCGCTGAAAGCCCGTTTTCTCATACGCTCTGATGCCACGAACATTATGCGCAAAGACCTCCAGCTGCAATCGATTCAAACGGAGATGTTCGAAGACATACCGGAGAACGAGCTGAATGGCTTCCGTCCCATACCCCTTTCCAGTTAACTGAACTGTGCGCATCGAAATGCGAAAACCTGCTTTTCGGTCTTCTTCATCAATATCTAAAATAGAAAGTTCGCCGAGTAAGGAATGTTCCAGCTTCGAACAGATGGCAAAATCTTGACGTGTTGGATCGGCAGTACAATTTTCAATGTGTTGCTTAATCTGATCCAGGTTAAATACAGCCTTCGTGCCGGTCATATATCGTATCTCTTCATCCATCGTCATTTCCAATAAACCCGCTGCATCTAGTACGCCAAGCGGCCGCAAGTAAATTCGTTCACCCTCTATATGCATTCATCAACTACCTCCTCACAATTGTCGGCTTTCCGCAGGATGTATACGGGTATAGATCACTAGCCTTCTTGCTAAGGATAATTGTATATCATTTCCTTTTAAAACGTAAATATGACACGATGAAGATAGTAAAGGAGTGAAGCGGATGATCCGTTTTGAAAATGCATCTAAAACCTATGACGATCAAACACTTGTCGTCGACTCCATCAACCTGGAGATCGACCGTGGAGAATTTCTTGTGTTAATCGGACCGAGCGGCTGCGGAAAGACGACGACGCTAAAAATGATCAACCGACTCATTCCGCTCTCGGACGGAACGATTTGGATTGATGGTAAAAAGGTAAGCGAGTATCCAATTCATGAATTGCGATGGCGTATCGGATATGTCCTCCAGCAGATTGCCCTGTTCCCTCATATGACAATCGAGGAAAATATCGCAATTGTACCTGAGTTGAAGAAGTGGAAAAAAGAGCAAATTCATGCGCGTGTAACGGGATTGCTTACTATGGTGGGACTCGATCCTGATACATATCGACAGAGAAAGCCGAGTGAACTGTCCGGCGGCCAGCAACAGCGCGTTGGCGTAGTTCGTGCATTGGCGGCAGATCCCGACATCATCCTCATGGACGAACCCTTCAGCGCACTTGACCCGATCAGCCGGGCAAAATTGCAGGAGGATCTGTTGCACTTGCAAAAAACAATCCAGAAAACCATCGTGTTTGTAACCCATGATATCCAAGAAGCTTTAAAACTCGGGGATCGTATCTGTATCATGAATGATGGAAAAATAGAACAGCTCGACACTCCTGAAGAAATCTTAGCTCATCCGGCAACATCTTTTGTCCGTGAATTTATGTACAGCGGGAAGTCCGATCCCTTTGTCTTATCCGACCATGTAACACCTCTCACTGAAGAGGCCCATGAGCTCCCGATCTTATCATCCAAAGCGGAGTTGTCTGAAGTACTGAATACACTTGCCCACTCCGAACAGGCAGCAGTTGAAGAAGAAGGAAAAGTGATCGGTATGATTTCAAGAGTCACGGTCATTGCCTATTTAGCAGAAAGGACGGGGATTGCATGAGCGCTTTTTGGGATGTCTTCCAAGATAGAAAAGATGAGTTGGCCAACGCGTTGCTGGAGCATATCCAAATTTCGCTCATCTCCCTCCTATTCGCCGTTCTCCTTTCCATTCCGATCGGTATTTACTTAACGAGTCGGAAAAAGATAGCTGAAACGATTATTGGCGCAAGTGCCGTTTTGCAGACCATCCCTTCGCTTGCGTTGCTTGGCCTGCTGATTCCATTGTTCGGCATAGGGAAAGTTCCTGCTATTATCGCACTCGTTGCGTATGCCCTGCTTCCCATATTGCGGAACACATATACAGGCATCAATGAAGTCGATCCTTCCTTAAAAGAGGCTGCGACCGCCATGGGGATGAATCGTTGGAAACGCTTGACGAAAGTCGAGCTGCCGCTTGCCACACCCATCATCATGGCAGGCATCCGGACCTCGATGGTGCTAATTGTTGGTACCGCCACACTTGCCGCACTGATCGGAGCAGGCGGACTTGGCGATCTTATCCTGCTTGGCATCGATCGGAACGATCCCTACCTGATCATTCTCGGTGCCATCCCAGCCGCGCTCCTCGCACTTGGATTCGATTACTTGCTGCGGAAGTTTGAAGGGCTATCATTTAGAGGCGCCACTATCGCATTGACGACAAGCTTGGTCATCGCGCTCTTTGTCAT harbors:
- a CDS encoding DIP1984 family protein, which codes for MKLAEALITRADYQKRIEQLKMRIANNVKIQEGEQPAEDPNALLAELDDILKELTSLIQRINRTNCSVAFDDTRTLADALTERDQLWEKRLILGKVAEQASIRADRYSRAEIKVISAVDVAGIQKQVDQLSKEFRELDTKIQGLNWSVDLL
- a CDS encoding STAS domain-containing protein, which translates into the protein MTRCEELYEFLVSKATELTERWYQEADKSSGVYASTNAEEIRTLKEQNKEFHLKFFQVLKENHDIFLKNFEEWILAVAKDESHQVTPINSIMKEFYRVRNHYLELVQQFTNETNGTEEELNNWTQVIIDTMDHVTIWFLEEYDRYSLERLHSHRELINELSAPVISLTPNTGLLPLIGDIDTVRAKFILDETLDQCAEKGLDRLFIDLSGVLVVDTMVAQQLFQLHESLRLLGIQTTLCGIRPEIAQTATQLGLSFENISISSTLQRALQASVLQ
- a CDS encoding ester cyclase — its product is MELNKDMAVAFLQSIVAGQIDKAFETYVSPDLIHHNPYFPGDAESLRLAMKENDDQSPEKVLTVKQTMEEDGRVMVYSHIQQNVEDLGAAVVHLFRFHEGKIVEMWDVGQPITANSPNENGMF
- a CDS encoding nucleoside deaminase; its protein translation is MISEQERKYLELALEQAELALKENTYPVGAVLVDEQFNLIAVGRNRVHSAQDTTAHAEIDAIRNAGEAIFDAKIRQKTFTLYSTLEPCPMCTGGILFSKIKRVVWLLNDEIGFGGLRKMKEAGVFKEKIDRMEMIEEPDAVLKEKQQELMRAWEENPNHVVHLREAAKIKAETV
- the nadX gene encoding aspartate dehydrogenase, which codes for MRIGIIGTGNIATYVLEIFNKREQAEGKVVSLFGRNREVGRRLEEQYGAAYYTDFQEFLESSIDMVVEASTVEAAVRYMKEIVEHKKDLIVSSIGAFKEEAFLQEIREIAERNAVTIYLPSGAIGGLDLLQSANAIGGLHDVRITTRKSPRSLGMRSIEEAAVVFDGSARDAIDRFPKNVNVAFLLSLAGIGSEKTRVRVIADPGIDRNTHFIEAVGDFGEMRLEIENRPMPSNPKTSYLAALSIVSTIMNKGTAVRIGS
- a CDS encoding MBL fold metallo-hydrolase, which produces MFMTKKCVQGESNGVRYINGILSWKGVQLNVHCFETDGVLIDTGAQSLLREFKPFFAAMDVDQVLITHAHEDHTGGAGFLQSEYGLPVFIHDMSIGESAEKAAYPLYRKWFWGKRQPLKAKQIGDTFTSRHSSWKVIKTPGHSEDHLAFLNNDTGQLFSGDLFVHPKTKLTLREESIPTIIRSIEQVLAFEFVELFCCHAGYIKEGRQALQGKLEFLHELRAQTLALHNQGCDAKEIQARLFPKKYPISRFSFGEWDSIHMIHSILREAKV
- a CDS encoding antibiotic biosynthesis monooxygenase, with amino-acid sequence MKVFKWLENEQDALKLIEQSGDGTIIHLKNEEEHLLLLEAKTSPFEYTESYEILDQTGKLEQGRFAVLNNIPVSEEGRELFEQRFRNRAGLIEQEPGFVAIRVLRPLNSDTYVILTMWENEESFTGWQQSQAYTKAHAKRGTADGIDKRPNMFPRASFVTTYK
- a CDS encoding GNAT family N-acetyltransferase, whose translation is MHIEGERIYLRPLGVLDAAGLLEMTMDEEIRYMTGTKAVFNLDQIKQHIENCTADPTRQDFAICSKLEHSLLGELSILDIDEEDRKAGFRISMRTVQLTGKGYGTEAIQLVLRYVFEHLRLNRLQLEVFAHNVRGIRAYEKTGFQREGVLRQSLKYNGEYVDEIIMAILKQDYDKAN
- a CDS encoding ABC transporter ATP-binding protein; amino-acid sequence: MIRFENASKTYDDQTLVVDSINLEIDRGEFLVLIGPSGCGKTTTLKMINRLIPLSDGTIWIDGKKVSEYPIHELRWRIGYVLQQIALFPHMTIEENIAIVPELKKWKKEQIHARVTGLLTMVGLDPDTYRQRKPSELSGGQQQRVGVVRALAADPDIILMDEPFSALDPISRAKLQEDLLHLQKTIQKTIVFVTHDIQEALKLGDRICIMNDGKIEQLDTPEEILAHPATSFVREFMYSGKSDPFVLSDHVTPLTEEAHELPILSSKAELSEVLNTLAHSEQAAVEEEGKVIGMISRVTVIAYLAERTGIA